A window from Camelus dromedarius isolate mCamDro1 chromosome 9, mCamDro1.pat, whole genome shotgun sequence encodes these proteins:
- the CA11 gene encoding carbonic anhydrase-related protein 11 isoform X1 yields MGSAARLSAPGALVLWAALGAAAHIGPAPDPEDWWSYKDNLQGNFVPGPPFWGLVNAAWSLCAVGKRQSPVDVELKRVLYDPFLPPLRLSTGGEKLRGTLYNTGRHVSFLPAPRPVVNVSGGPLLYSHRLSELRLLFGARDGAGSEHQINHQGFSAEVQLIHFNQELYGNLSAASRGPNGLAILSLFVNVAGSSNPFLSRLLNRDTITRISYKNDAYFLQDLSLELLFPESFGFITYQGSLSTPPCSETVTWILIDRALNITSLQMHSLRLLSQNPPSQIFQSLSGNGRPLQPLAHRALRGNRDPRHPERRCRGPNYRLHVDGAPHGR; encoded by the exons ATGGGGAGTGCAGCTCGCCTGAGCGCCCCTGGAGCGCTGGTTCTCTGGGCCGCACTGGGGGCTGCAG CTCACATCGGACCCGCACCTGACCCCGAGGACTGGTGGAGCTACAAGGATAATCTCCAGGGAAACTTCGTGCCAG GGCCTCCCTTCTGGGGCCTGGTGAATGCAGCCTGGAGTTTGTGTGCCGTGGGAAAGCGGCAGAGCCCCGTGGATGTGGAGCTGAAGAGGGTCCTTTATGACCCCTTTCTGCCCCCGCTGAGACTCAGCACTGGAGGAGAGAAG CTCCGGGGAACCCTGTACAACACTGGTCGCCATGTCTCCTTCCTGCCTGCACCCCGGCCCGTGGTCAACGTGTCTGGGGGGCCCCTCCTTTATAGCCACCGACTCAGTGAACTGCGGCTGCTGTTTGGAGCACGGGATGGAGCTGGCTCTGAACACCAGATCAACCATCAGGGTTTCTCTGCTGAG GTGCAGCTCATCCACTTCAACCAAGAACTCTATGGGAACCTCAGCGCCGCCTCCCGGGGCCCCAATGGCTTGGCCATTCTCAGCCTCTTTGTCAAT GTGGCTGGTAGCTCAAACCCATTCCTCAGCCGCCTCCTTAACCGTGACACCATCACCCGCATCTCCTACAAGA ATGATGCCTACTTTCTTCAAGACCTCAGCCTGGAGCTGCTATTCCCCGAATCCTTTGGCTTCATCACCTATCAGGGCTCTCTCAGCACCCCACCCTGCTCGGAGACTGTTACCTGGATCCTCATTGACAGGGCCCTGAATATCACCTCCCTCCAG ATGCACTCCCTGAGACTCCTGAGCCAGAATCCTCCGTCCCAGATCTTCCAGAGCCTCAGCGGTAACGGCCGGCCCTTGCAGCCCTTGGCCCACAGGGCCTTGAGGGGCAACAGGGACCCCCGGCACCCCGAGAGGCGTTGCCGAGGCCCCAACTACCGCTTGCATG TGGATGGTGCCCCCCACGGTCGCTGA
- the CA11 gene encoding carbonic anhydrase-related protein 11 isoform X2: MGSAARLSAPGALVLWAALGAAAHIGPAPDPEDWWSYKDNLQGNFVPAWSLCAVGKRQSPVDVELKRVLYDPFLPPLRLSTGGEKLRGTLYNTGRHVSFLPAPRPVVNVSGGPLLYSHRLSELRLLFGARDGAGSEHQINHQGFSAEVQLIHFNQELYGNLSAASRGPNGLAILSLFVNVAGSSNPFLSRLLNRDTITRISYKNDAYFLQDLSLELLFPESFGFITYQGSLSTPPCSETVTWILIDRALNITSLQMHSLRLLSQNPPSQIFQSLSGNGRPLQPLAHRALRGNRDPRHPERRCRGPNYRLHVDGAPHGR; this comes from the exons ATGGGGAGTGCAGCTCGCCTGAGCGCCCCTGGAGCGCTGGTTCTCTGGGCCGCACTGGGGGCTGCAG CTCACATCGGACCCGCACCTGACCCCGAGGACTGGTGGAGCTACAAGGATAATCTCCAGGGAAACTTCGTGCCAG CCTGGAGTTTGTGTGCCGTGGGAAAGCGGCAGAGCCCCGTGGATGTGGAGCTGAAGAGGGTCCTTTATGACCCCTTTCTGCCCCCGCTGAGACTCAGCACTGGAGGAGAGAAG CTCCGGGGAACCCTGTACAACACTGGTCGCCATGTCTCCTTCCTGCCTGCACCCCGGCCCGTGGTCAACGTGTCTGGGGGGCCCCTCCTTTATAGCCACCGACTCAGTGAACTGCGGCTGCTGTTTGGAGCACGGGATGGAGCTGGCTCTGAACACCAGATCAACCATCAGGGTTTCTCTGCTGAG GTGCAGCTCATCCACTTCAACCAAGAACTCTATGGGAACCTCAGCGCCGCCTCCCGGGGCCCCAATGGCTTGGCCATTCTCAGCCTCTTTGTCAAT GTGGCTGGTAGCTCAAACCCATTCCTCAGCCGCCTCCTTAACCGTGACACCATCACCCGCATCTCCTACAAGA ATGATGCCTACTTTCTTCAAGACCTCAGCCTGGAGCTGCTATTCCCCGAATCCTTTGGCTTCATCACCTATCAGGGCTCTCTCAGCACCCCACCCTGCTCGGAGACTGTTACCTGGATCCTCATTGACAGGGCCCTGAATATCACCTCCCTCCAG ATGCACTCCCTGAGACTCCTGAGCCAGAATCCTCCGTCCCAGATCTTCCAGAGCCTCAGCGGTAACGGCCGGCCCTTGCAGCCCTTGGCCCACAGGGCCTTGAGGGGCAACAGGGACCCCCGGCACCCCGAGAGGCGTTGCCGAGGCCCCAACTACCGCTTGCATG TGGATGGTGCCCCCCACGGTCGCTGA